TAAAATGTTGTTTATATGAATAGTAATTTAATTGAAAGTCCAGTCACTGTACCAGCATTGATGTCATTAGTTGGTGAACATGCTTAATAGAACGGTCGAGCAATGTTGATTATCGTTCTTGTTATCTTCCTTTAATTTATTTATGCTGTTCTAAAAGGGATAATGTTTTCCTAAGTTTTTACCAAGTGACAGCCTgtttgaaagttatttaaaatacaAACGATAAGCATATTGTAAGCCTATTTTAAGGCTGAAATGAGAGTAAGTTTATATGTTATGTCAGCTTGTTAGCTAGACAATCAAAACTCGTTTATTTCATAGTACATATGTATAATGACAAAAGGAGAGCATGGTAACAAGAAAAGAGACAAACAACGACACTATGACGCAGAGAAACGAACGCATAAGGGAGATAAACACAAGAAACAAGGCGGCAATTCAATACTGGTTTACTGACAACTTTTTTAGTCGTTGCTTGTGTCGTCATTTTCGTTGCTTGTGTGGTCGTTTTACTGCTTATGTTCGTTGTCATTTTCGTTACATGTGTCATCGCTATTTTGCTTGTGCTGTTGTTTTCGTTAGACAGTCGGTTGTTTTCGTTGTTTGTGTCGTCGTTTTTACTGCTTACATTCGTTGTCATTTTTGTTTCTTGCGTGGTCGTTTTCACTGATAGTGTTCACGTTGCTTTTGTCATAATTGCCGTCTCGTAGTCGATAGATTTTTTATCACAAATTAACCACCTTCCGCTATCTCttgtatttgttgttttatttgtttgtttattcttgcattttgcgagcataaaattttgcaaatagttatgaataaataaataaatgaataggAAAAAAAAAGATCTTTAAAGGAAACGCATTCTGCACCTAAAGTGTTCTATATATTGCTCAACATTTTTAGACAGAAAGCTCAAAGCATAAACTATTACCATCCAATTCGAGTCGTTACGATAAAGTAGATAATGAGGAGAATGGTAAGTCCTTCTTGATCCTTGTAGCAGCCCTCTATTTACTATAAAACCTAATAAATTAAACGGATTGAAATGAATCGTAGATATCGTTCAAAATACGAAAGTTATTAAGGTAATTTTGGTAGGAAGAAATTTTTAGAGTGAcaactaaaattttgaaaacgcCCGAGAAAAATGGATGCTTTTTTTACcgatgaaaaaaaggaaaaacatttAGAAAAGCTGTTTAAAATAGTTAGAAAGCTTTGAGTGGACGATGACTAGAATTCCTACCTGGTCTAAATATATGAATACCCtgttgaaattaaaatagcATATACTTGTAGAGAACTAACTATTTTGAGTAAAAAGTCATGAAATCATTATTTTagaaaaggtagtttttgaatctgcaaCCTGAAAGtctgaattttttaaagtaCCTATAGAAAGTCGAATAGTGGAAAAAGTAATCTATTTTTGTTACAACGCTCTCTGCAATAACGTTTGCAACAAAAAGGGTAGCAGTGCTACTAGTACTTAAAAAAGATAAAGTATTCGTTAGGATGGTCTACCATAAACTTTTCTTTTCCAAAGGAAAGATTTACTTCTTGGTTAAATCGTCTGTATATGCAGTATATTTTACTGACTATTCAAAacattgcttttttatttttaaatgtagtcAGTTTGGATGAAGATTTATATGACGAAACGAAAGACTTCGAATACATCAAGACACATGCTGGTATGAGAGATGCTCAGTttgattaattattttatttttattttatttaaagaaaaaacgtGCTTGTTTTCTACTACAATTTTGCCCGCAGTGGTATTGACATCAAGTTGTAATGTATGATTGCCCACTCCAATGTGGTGACAACAGGATAGTAAAGTTGCATTTCAACtcaaaaacaagaagccctggggactctaagaatttccgcgcgctaccaaaatatttgatgaaaacctgctaatgtgttatgttattgtgccaaacattcgaaggggtttggtgcatgaacctctgaagataaagcacaccagtgacattatatcttacaacaaacgcaaacaaaacaaaacgtgtcataataaactcacattttaaaagaaattgctaacaagaaatacagcctatcatttatggttgaaagtcttgcgattgaaacgtttatggtcttaaacggcattagttgacaaaaaatcaaaattttgatgtgaccatcattttcagcatactttcttattaactgtgtcaattttgtcgaaaataaagcagttttaatttttggataaattttgacctgaaatgacatttaggtgacaaaaatcaaaattattatgtcaccattatgttcagcatactttttttgttaactgtgccaaattttgtcgaaaacaaataccaattttggcctgaagcgtcaatactagacttcccagtagttaaggagcttgggtacgaagtttacatctgtgacggaccaacgtgaaatcccagggtcgattttttctcaaaaaatactccgaaagaaaaaacgacggttttaaagaatttcctacgccttcgagcgcggaaattcaacaaaACTGAACGGAACAAAACTTTAATTTGATTTTATTCTACTTATCTTTAGGTTTGTATATAGTTTTTCATTTCTGTTTGTAAgggaaattaaaataatttaactttCAATTTGGATGAAAACGGATAGTTCAATTACAAGTTTTACATCCAAACCGATTCTTCGTTGCTTTAACCCCCATAAATTTCACAATTTTGTTATTATCTCTTTTTTCAATCAATTATAAATCCTTTAAGGTGGAGCTTCTTCTCATTTTCAATTTCAAGAAGAGAGAGAATGGCAGGATCAATTAAAAGATGAATCTGATGACCAGGTATGCGTGCTGTTATGATTTATCCTGTGCGAAAATGTCGTAATATATATGCTGCTCTTAAATGAACGAAGGCAATTTCGTTCTCAGTATTTCACTAGCCTTTAAACCTTTTACATGACAAGAGCAAAGAGTCTTTTGTCACTCTAAAACAATGCAGTATGTCACAGAGCAGATATGCTGGCTATGTCTTCTAAGAAAAGGCAGCTTTGTATGGTAGTTCCTACTCAAGCGCGAACGTACCCTGAATACATTCAAGAAGAAGGTCTTGAAACAAGCGACTATGATGAACTGATATGTTCTTCTTCGTTAGGATATAGATAATATTTTGGAATTGAATCTGAAACAACTTGCTGAAGAATTGTCATCGTTGGATATGATGGAAAAATTAAAACTCGATCAATTGGTATGTTTGACGCTCTTGTTTACTTTTAATATTTGTTGTatcgtttatttttttgttagttttgtttctttctttttattattgtcTTTAATTGTTGCTgttaaaatgagaaaaattattaaaaaaatttgtcgcTGTTTTTGCTGTATTGTTGTCGCCGTTATTGTTGTCGTTTTTGTCGCTGTATTatgattattttgttgttgtcgcGGTCGTTatcgttattgttgttgttgttgttgttgttgttgttgttgttgttgtctttaTATTATATTGTtgctattgtttttgttgttgttttcgttgCCGTCGTTTTGATTTATCGTTGCTGATGTTGTTTGTGTCGTCTCGTGTGGATGTTTAGTGCAAAGTTTACGATTAGTTATAGTGTTGTCATTTATAGCttgaattaatttaaatttatgaCCACTTTACCGTATCTACCCAAAATGTTTCTTTGGATCTTTTCTGTCATTTTGCTGAATTTCTTTCTAGGGTGAAGATTACAAATACTGCtttgataatttaaagaaattgcGCGACAGTAAACCAACGGAAGCTCGAAGTATACCTTCCAATCTGAATAATAATTTTACGTGGACTTTCAAAGGTGTTGAGAAGTATAAAGACTTATTTAAAAGAATGAAATCAAATAAAGAAAGGATTTTATGTAGCCATGATAATCTTAAACCTGAAACTGAAGATAATAAATTTCAAGTAAAAGTAGACAGTGGGAAAGTGAATACAGTTCCCTTACCAAGCAATACAACTCAAACATTTGACATAACGTTTGAAAAATCGATATCTGTTGAAAGTGAAACGAGTGAGGAACAAAATAACGACAATCTTATTGAGAAAACAAGCGAAAATACCATTCCAGATGATGTTGATCTGGACATGTTACTAGAGACCACTGACCCAGGTACACAAaactctgtttttctttttaagagTACCGTCATCTAATTATTCAACCTTACGGAGTCTTTCGCTTCTCAGAACATGCAGTAAATTGGTATCCTTATtgtatctttctttttttatgattATAGTGTCTTCTTCAAGTGAAGTAAATACGCTGAAGAcggtaactttttttttataacaaatctgttaaaaaGACGGTAATGTGATTCTGGGAAAAGAATTAATCACAACCGCTCAATATTGTTTCCAGCCTAATTCTAATTAGTCAGTACGTCTAATTTTGTAGACATACATGGTTTAATAGGTGATGTGTCCGTAGTGCGTAGGATAACATAGCAATGACCGGCCTTTTTGTATCAACACTTTCCAACCTAAGCAAGCTATAATGTTATTGTGTTTTTCTTGTTAGGAAACTCCTAAAGAACTGGACGACTGGCTTGATAGCATGCTAGACTGATGTAAAATTTACATGGAATATTCATGTTAATATATAATAATCTGTTCCTGCGTCATAATATCGGTCAATATTGTTTTATATTGCGGAATAAAAGTTTCTGTGAAAGTAAAAAGATTAATTGTGACACCGGGCTGACCACTTAGTGCAGTTAATCggtgttgcacaggcgtatagggataataccctgTTGAAAAAACGCCgattctgtttaaataaaaacacaggaaatagTCCATTGTTAAAACCGGGTTGAGCAGTTAGTCCgggtaaaccgtgttgcacaacCGTATTGAGAactgagaaagtttaaaaattaattgtcacagtagGCTGATCCCTTGGTACATGTGAACAACGTTgcagaaaaaaagtttgttaacactgggctaagcgcttagtacagttaaacatagTTGAACAGgcatataggcgtaatacccttttccaaaaaaacttcattgcaactatggcttaaataaaaacacagggaacagcctgttaTTACTTGTCCAGTTAAAACAACTGCGCaaccattttatttgcagaaaaagtgttcaggaaaataataaaagttgtagctacctaactgcatttagcataacaattattgcttaagaatattgttgtagccaaactgcatttttatactttgactttttaaggagctaactaaatagccacagcctcaacataaaataaatgttggctaggataaaaagctcttataccaaacagaataccaataagtgaggctctagcagctatctagctaatattcgttcctagccaagcatcctaaaactggtgcgtttaagatctgtacgtggctaaaaaacgtgacaatatatttatcctaacattgaaaacaaacataaaacaaatattacaaatatataaagcttttagaagataaaaaagtcaaacaggcctacaaacctcacacactgaccacacacacgaccattatcaaaatcaaaatgcgcttcgttccgcgaagattttggattttttctggtcgcaaaaatcttttttattttaaggaaTCAGGCGTCGTGATTGGTATACTACGCGccagcggtcaaaacaaagttggtaaaaatatatcgcatttggtattgcgcataatttacaaaatttcgtgttaccgttacgggacgcggctttcgcggacagacagacaaaatacggcttttatttttatatcccTTCTCTTCAACGTAACAACATCACTTTCTATATACACGCTCCATCGTTGTTGATGTTCGCGACACTACAGGATATATATATCCACACTTTTAGAAATCGAACAGATGTGTTAGGCAAATGCTGTCAAGTTTCAGTTCTCACTAAAGACAAATCGCACACAGTAAGTAAGAAatgttaaaattgataaaaaatgcaataaacgAGACCATGAAAGGAGCAGGAATCGTATTTATCTTTGTTACGTAATATTCGTGTGCCGTTACACGGAAAACTAGTTCCAGTCTTAAAGTTTATAACACGCGCAGCATAACCCACCCTTCCACAAGTCGATTAACCAAACGTTTGAAACTCGCTGAAGGTTCTTTAAGGTTGTTAACCAGATCTCTTGTGTCTTCCGTATTCTGCGGTTTTAATTGCTCAAATTTGGAAGTAAAGAAATTCTTTATAACTAAGACGACAACACTACTAAATACCGTATTGTTATTCCCCTCCATGGagtttagaaaataaataaggttattttgaggtaaatcattttttgtgaacttatttttgtagCGACCCAAACGTTTTACCCACAACCCATTTTTAAcgacttaatttttttgtcggctaggtttttgtttgttttttatttttccattttttagtGTTATAAGAACCCGAATGCCTTAAAAGTTAGAATACAAACGTTGCATATTTTCAGTTTAACTTCTTTTAGTTGAAATTAAATGATTCGGATAAGTTGCAGTATGGTGGCCGAGAACGACCACACGAAAAACTctgtttaattgttttttttaattcacttttttacttttaaatttatttaatttctgctttttgttttttattttaattaattttgcttttaattcattttattttcaatagcttttttgttaatttttttttaaattcattaatttattttgctttttatttattttttattattttaagttcttcatttaaatttattttaattttaactttttccttttttaaaaaacgttttttttttgttttttttttaaaaaaatcgatttcTCGCTTGGTCGAGAGCATTATGGTATACTATGGCAGCTCTCGGCCAAGCTAAAttataaattgaattttttaaattcaatttattttttttttaataaaaacttaaaagtaaatgcaaaacaagttaaaattaaaattaaaagaaaaataaaataaaatcaaaataaagttcattttttatgcaaagtagaaaaagcaaattaaaagtaaattaacttgaaagaaaaagtgaaataaaagttaataaaaaataaaaaacagaaattaaataaatttataaataaatcaattaaaaacGCAATTAAGCAGAGCTTTTTTATGTGGCAGTTCATGGCCAACATATATTGTAGTAAACTTTTTTGCATATACAGTGTAATCTCTCGAAAAGCCTTCACCATCGGTTCAAAATAAATTGCCTGCTTCATAGCGATTATATCGAAAATATTGATTTAGCCGAAATTTCTCCAGCGGGAAAGGTTGTCAAAGGTTTTGCCAGGTAGAAAAAAAACTTCATGATACAACAACAGAATAAAAGATTTACAAATATTCTTTGATTAACGACTGATTTTGATTCTTCAGCTAAAGATTTTTAATCTTCCTTAGAATTGTTGACAACAAAAACATCTTTCTTCATAGCAGAATGAAAAATTGGAGCCGAATGAAGGAACATGGGTTCAATTAATGACGTAAGGTCGACAGGGTGAATgttgatttaaaaaacatataaaaaaacttacacTAGATACttattgtatttaaaaataaaatgaaagatCTTctgtaaagaaaaatatttaaataagtttttttagtaACTTTGTAGTAGTAAGGTAGgtaattgttgttttttgtttttaattattattttatgattTTCGTAAAGCAAAAATTGTCCGGTGTTCAATTTTGTAAAGTTTCGCAAATGTTTTAGTCCGCTTGTTTATCTTTTATAGCTACCATTATGATTTACATTTTCCTACTTGTTTGCTTGGCCTTAACAACAGCACAAGAAATCTCAAATGAGGTGGACTCCTCTTCTAAATCTAAAGAATGGAAGAAACCTTGGTTTTGTCATAATTCTGACTGTCGACCATATGTCGCTGTCAACAAGACGGATCGATACGAAACAAGATGTTATCCTGGAGCTCTATGGTGGATGacattcagaaaaaaaatacctGCTGGTGAACCTAAAGGTGAGTGAAGTCCTCTTCTAAATAGTTTTTAGGTAGTTTTACCAATTAACGGTTTTTGGATTTGCTGTGTCTGTTATTGATAGCGGTCGTGGGAAAAATATTAGGACTTTAGAAACAGTTCAGGTAAAGTTCAGGCAGATTTTGCGTCCTAAGGGTTGGTGGAAATGGCCTTGGAAATGTTTCAGATTAGCTTCTTAAACCTAATATTTAGTATTTTTCTTTGCAAAAATTCGAATAGTGTTTCGCCAACAATATGTGGTCTTTGAACCCATTTTCTAACCACTTTCTGCGTCAACGTTGGCGTCTTTGGCCATTGCCAGATAAGAAAATTTAATTCTCtttcatattttaatattttaaagttcAGTGATCATGACTTATATCTAATAGATGGCATGTCTATATTTCAGCCTTGCCAATTCGCTTAGTTTGAAGTCTTAGGGTTAAGAAGAATAGTAATCCTCTCTACCTACATCCCCTCTCGTTTTTACCTGCAGGTCTTATGTAAAATGTTAAATGGTTTACTTGTGTTTAGAGTAATGAAAAGAGACAAAGTGTTTACAGTGGGTAAGGCTGGCCAGGGTAGTCATGACTTGGttttcaaacaaaattaaaaatcaaaaagtcCCTGAGGGGGTACACAGATTTTTATCATCAAtgttatatttaaaatatgtagGAAGTATCAAGTGTATTTATGTAGATCAAATCTAACGTAACAAAGATGTTCTTAAGACTTACCCTTGGTTGTTTCTCAGAGCCGTAGCAGCATAGGGAaggcaacaaaacaaaaaaatagtcgATCATGGTTAATATGAGACTTCAATTTTTGCCCAAGCTCAAAGGtgtaaattcaatttttttcaacaaaaaaagcatCAATGTGCAACAATAACAAGTGTAAAACTGGAATCTGGTAAAGTTAAATATCACGCTTACTAAATCCTTGGCtaca
This is a stretch of genomic DNA from Hydractinia symbiolongicarpus strain clone_291-10 chromosome 9, HSymV2.1, whole genome shotgun sequence. It encodes these proteins:
- the LOC130656533 gene encoding uncharacterized protein LOC130656533 isoform X2 produces the protein MTKGEHGNKKRDKQRHYDAEKRTHKGDKHKKQGGNSILTESSKHKLLPSNSSRYDKVDNEENVVSLDEDLYDETKDFEYIKTHAGGASSHFQFQEEREWQDQLKDESDDQDIDNILELNLKQLAEELSSLDMMEKLKLDQLGEDYKYCFDNLKKLRDSKPTEARSIPSNLNNNFTWTFKGVEKYKDLFKRMKSNKERILCSHDNLKPETEDNKFQVKVDSGKVNTVPLPSNTTQTFDITFEKSISVESETSEEQNNDNLIEKTSENTIPDDVDLDMLLETTDPVSSSSEVNTLKTETPKELDDWLDSMLD
- the LOC130656533 gene encoding glutamic acid-rich protein-like isoform X3, producing the protein MTKGEHGNKKRDKQRHYDAEKRTHKGDKHKKQGGNSILTESSKHKLLPSNSSRYDKVDNEENVSLDEDLYDETKDFEYIKTHAGGASSHFQFQEEREWQDQLKDESDDQDIDNILELNLKQLAEELSSLDMMEKLKLDQLGEDYKYCFDNLKKLRDSKPTEARSIPSNLNNNFTWTFKGVEKYKDLFKRMKSNKERILCSHDNLKPETEDNKFQVKVDSGKVNTVPLPSNTTQTFDITFEKSISVESETSEEQNNDNLIEKTSENTIPDDVDLDMLLETTDPVSSSSEVNTLKTETPKELDDWLDSMLD